The following are encoded together in the Capsulimonas corticalis genome:
- a CDS encoding LacI family DNA-binding transcriptional regulator → MATIRDVATACGVSPSVVSYVINNNRPVAPKTRKKILLAMEEMDYFPSAIARGLSRKRMNLIGVIFSRIYSTPLTNPFFGPILDTIVATAMDREQCTAFLTWPTWEEIAANHAVFCDGRFDGLILLAPDLNSQIVPILQRRRMRFVVAAQTVPEEGVASIDIDNTAAAHSVVRHLLSLGHRRIAMLSGDLFSAGMDARVRGYRDALQNAGVAANENLIVAVSYQMQSLPQDVSRILALPAAERPTAIFFGNDELALAGIEQIRSLGLSVPDDISVVGFDDITAAATANPPLTTVRQPLGAFGTASIGTLLDHLDCAERAPANLDILPAELIVRQSTGPCRSR, encoded by the coding sequence ATGGCGACAATTCGCGACGTCGCCACCGCCTGTGGGGTCAGCCCGAGCGTAGTCTCGTACGTGATCAACAACAACCGGCCGGTGGCGCCCAAAACGAGAAAAAAGATCCTGCTGGCGATGGAGGAGATGGACTACTTTCCGAGCGCCATCGCCCGAGGGCTCTCGCGCAAGCGGATGAACCTGATCGGCGTGATCTTCTCGCGCATCTACTCGACGCCGCTGACGAATCCGTTCTTCGGGCCTATCCTGGACACGATCGTCGCCACCGCGATGGACCGCGAGCAGTGCACCGCGTTCCTGACGTGGCCGACCTGGGAAGAGATCGCCGCCAATCACGCCGTTTTCTGCGATGGACGCTTCGACGGGCTGATCCTGCTGGCGCCCGATCTGAACAGCCAAATCGTTCCGATCCTTCAGCGGCGCCGCATGCGTTTTGTGGTGGCGGCGCAAACAGTCCCGGAGGAGGGCGTCGCCAGCATCGATATCGACAACACGGCCGCCGCCCATTCCGTCGTGCGGCATCTGCTTTCCCTGGGACATCGGCGAATCGCGATGCTCTCGGGCGACCTCTTCTCGGCCGGCATGGACGCCCGGGTGCGCGGCTATCGGGACGCCCTCCAAAACGCGGGAGTCGCGGCCAATGAAAACCTCATCGTCGCCGTCTCCTACCAGATGCAAAGCCTTCCCCAGGACGTATCGCGGATTCTGGCTTTGCCGGCGGCGGAGCGCCCTACCGCGATCTTCTTCGGCAACGATGAACTCGCTCTGGCCGGGATCGAGCAGATCAGAAGTTTGGGCCTGAGCGTCCCGGACGACATTTCCGTCGTCGGCTTCGACGACATCACCGCGGCGGCCACGGCCAACCCGCCGCTCACCACGGTCCGCCAGCCGCTCGGCGCATTCGGAACCGCATCGATCGGAACCCTGCTTGACCATCTTGATTGCGCGGAGCGAGCGCCCGCGAATCTCGACATTTTGCCGGCCGAACTCATCGTCCGCCAATCGACGGGACCCTGCCGCTCCCGCTGA
- a CDS encoding GH39 family glycosyl hydrolase, whose translation MMRRHKLSFGCLAAVCAAIGVLAPAAHALTASITVNTTDAGAVNPYTWGINAPDQWTNYAGSASFQNAISAAGVKIVRINPIPKCKQDGNDPYPSAGTYNWTELDSLLNTVFNAGAIPIFQVVGFPAGVSHTLDASSHITAADWNGYATFMQSVVQRYNVSKQLGATRTIKYWEMWNEPTNEGNGVFTSQSQYGSFVQTVGAAMKSIDPTIKLLGPADAWGDNADGSPGNFGSGSWLNYTAKNLYGQIDMLTWHNYGAGTGSTDQFRLNWTRQAYDLDPLTIVEAGNGGLLTSPSGATFPAGVTEYNLSSSSFGTDAEFSNEYGSTFTGSAIINAMLGNVGVFTYFCAAQAGTNLLGLLNDTTFAVQAKSYYAIQLFGAQFSKADRKLTTTSPTEPLEITAAYSSATAKRYIAIANKDISSSDVITFTVNGIGASGAVTAWLVDSTHNGSSSSSTYTGNQFTYTIGPRSVAVLEVAQSGTLFTSGVETGDTQPTWLNTIDHSSNVAGYTVGVNPECSPRDVAGDGFGLTAHTGSKAEMYSGTDNSASTSYCYYKVFSVSIPITSGTKMSYWILPQQDNGRYVGVDYHCTDGSTLRDSGAVDQNGYAMHPNAGHGGAIPLGAWSQIKCNVGQWLSGKTIDTIYMAYDRPAATGQYRGYLDDLLITNGSLP comes from the coding sequence ATGATGAGAAGACACAAACTCAGCTTCGGCTGTCTGGCGGCGGTTTGCGCGGCGATCGGTGTGCTTGCGCCGGCCGCGCATGCGTTGACGGCCAGCATCACGGTCAATACGACCGACGCCGGCGCGGTGAACCCTTATACCTGGGGGATCAACGCGCCCGACCAGTGGACCAATTACGCCGGCAGCGCGAGCTTCCAGAACGCAATTTCGGCGGCCGGCGTCAAGATCGTACGCATCAATCCGATCCCCAAGTGCAAGCAGGACGGGAACGATCCCTATCCGAGCGCCGGGACGTACAACTGGACCGAGCTCGACTCGCTCCTGAACACCGTCTTCAACGCCGGCGCCATACCGATTTTCCAGGTGGTGGGTTTTCCGGCCGGCGTCTCGCACACGCTCGACGCAAGCAGCCATATCACGGCGGCCGACTGGAACGGCTACGCCACGTTTATGCAGAGCGTCGTGCAGCGATACAATGTCAGCAAACAGCTGGGCGCCACACGGACAATCAAATACTGGGAGATGTGGAACGAGCCCACGAACGAAGGCAACGGGGTGTTCACCAGCCAGTCGCAGTACGGAAGCTTCGTTCAAACAGTTGGCGCGGCCATGAAGAGCATCGATCCGACGATCAAGCTGCTGGGGCCGGCGGACGCCTGGGGGGACAATGCCGATGGCTCCCCCGGCAACTTCGGCTCCGGGAGCTGGCTGAACTATACGGCTAAGAACCTGTACGGCCAGATCGACATGCTCACCTGGCACAACTACGGGGCCGGAACGGGCAGCACGGATCAGTTCCGGCTGAACTGGACGCGCCAGGCGTACGATCTGGACCCGCTGACGATCGTGGAGGCCGGCAACGGCGGCCTTCTCACCTCGCCGAGCGGCGCAACGTTTCCCGCCGGCGTCACCGAATACAACCTGTCCAGCAGCAGCTTTGGGACGGACGCCGAGTTCAGCAACGAATACGGCTCCACCTTCACCGGAAGCGCGATCATCAATGCGATGCTCGGCAATGTCGGCGTCTTCACATACTTCTGCGCCGCGCAGGCGGGGACGAACCTCCTCGGCCTGCTCAATGACACCACATTCGCCGTGCAGGCCAAGTCCTACTACGCGATCCAGCTGTTCGGCGCTCAGTTCAGCAAGGCAGACCGCAAGCTGACGACGACCAGTCCGACGGAGCCTTTGGAGATCACCGCCGCATACTCCTCCGCAACCGCAAAGCGTTATATCGCGATCGCCAACAAGGATATCAGCAGCAGTGACGTCATTACCTTCACGGTCAACGGGATCGGGGCGAGCGGCGCGGTGACCGCATGGCTTGTCGACAGCACGCACAACGGCTCCAGCTCCTCGTCCACCTACACGGGCAACCAGTTCACCTACACGATCGGACCGCGCTCCGTCGCCGTGCTTGAGGTGGCGCAGTCCGGAACACTGTTTACGAGCGGAGTTGAAACCGGAGACACACAGCCGACCTGGCTGAACACCATCGACCACTCCAGCAACGTCGCCGGATACACGGTGGGCGTGAACCCGGAGTGCTCGCCGCGCGACGTCGCCGGCGACGGCTTTGGCCTGACCGCGCACACGGGGAGCAAAGCGGAGATGTATTCCGGAACGGATAACAGCGCGTCGACCTCCTACTGCTACTACAAGGTGTTTTCGGTCAGTATCCCGATCACATCGGGCACGAAGATGAGCTACTGGATCCTGCCGCAGCAGGACAACGGCCGCTATGTCGGCGTCGACTATCACTGCACGGACGGATCGACTCTCCGCGATAGCGGCGCGGTCGATCAGAACGGTTACGCCATGCACCCCAACGCCGGCCATGGCGGCGCGATCCCGCTGGGCGCCTGGTCGCAGATCAAGTGCAATGTCGGCCAATGGCTCAGCGGCAAGACGATCGACACGATCTACATGGCCTACGACCGTCCCGCCGCCACCGGCCAGTATCGCGGTTATCTCGACGATCTCCTGATCACCAACGGAAGCCTGCCGTAG
- a CDS encoding redoxin domain-containing protein has translation MAITASREFQTIGVLTTLCAALAAPHASAAVPASALESAKTIQVQETLLIPNQAQKLVPLYQISVRIAKPGKIRIDLAHVTAGAGAPKHSSYFVTDGKTAHEYNGPSNQFVTSDAPAPGTPVQSQAYNIAAVDSILNPNDKPDARAGVKRTSTPDTLDGHKLTLITDAYPPRPGRGGAPVTFIEKKWTDAKTGLPYRLAAYAKQGAKLTVMQQLNFTSWTLNKAIPAAQFAWAPPAGAKEYSEPKLLTAGAVAPDFTATAPDGTPVKLSDYKGKIVVLDFWATWCGPCQASMPHLQHVYDQVKDKNVAVLGVCVWDDKDAYTKWLADKKGVYSFPTAFDPAAKGPQSIAGALYHVSGIPTQYIIDKDGKVSATTVGYDDGDHQLEDALGKLGVTVPIAPKTADAK, from the coding sequence ATGGCCATTACCGCATCCCGTGAATTTCAGACCATCGGCGTGTTGACGACCCTTTGCGCCGCGCTCGCCGCGCCGCATGCGTCCGCCGCCGTCCCGGCGTCGGCCCTGGAGAGCGCCAAGACCATTCAGGTCCAGGAAACCCTGCTGATTCCCAATCAAGCGCAGAAACTGGTTCCCCTTTATCAGATTTCGGTACGCATCGCCAAGCCCGGCAAGATCCGGATCGACCTGGCGCACGTGACCGCCGGCGCCGGCGCGCCCAAGCATTCGTCCTACTTCGTCACCGACGGCAAGACAGCGCACGAGTACAACGGTCCCTCCAACCAATTCGTCACCAGCGACGCGCCCGCGCCGGGAACGCCGGTCCAGTCCCAGGCGTACAACATCGCCGCTGTCGACAGCATCCTGAACCCGAACGACAAGCCGGACGCGCGCGCCGGCGTCAAGCGCACGTCCACCCCGGACACGCTCGATGGGCATAAATTGACCTTGATCACCGACGCCTATCCTCCGCGCCCGGGACGCGGCGGCGCGCCCGTCACCTTCATCGAAAAGAAGTGGACCGACGCCAAAACGGGCCTGCCGTATCGGCTGGCCGCATACGCGAAACAGGGCGCCAAGCTGACTGTGATGCAGCAGCTCAATTTCACGAGCTGGACGCTGAACAAAGCGATCCCCGCCGCGCAGTTCGCCTGGGCTCCGCCCGCCGGCGCCAAGGAATACAGCGAGCCGAAGCTCCTGACCGCTGGCGCGGTCGCCCCCGACTTCACCGCGACCGCCCCCGACGGAACTCCCGTCAAGCTCTCGGATTACAAGGGCAAGATCGTCGTTTTAGACTTCTGGGCGACCTGGTGCGGTCCCTGCCAGGCGAGCATGCCGCACTTGCAGCATGTTTACGATCAGGTCAAGGATAAAAACGTCGCCGTGCTGGGCGTCTGCGTCTGGGACGATAAAGACGCTTACACCAAGTGGCTGGCCGACAAAAAAGGCGTCTACTCCTTCCCCACCGCCTTCGACCCGGCCGCCAAGGGACCGCAGAGCATCGCCGGCGCGCTCTATCATGTGAGCGGCATCCCGACCCAGTACATCATCGACAAGGACGGAAAAGTCTCCGCCACGACGGTCGGCTACGACGACGGCGATCACCAGCTCGAAGACGCCCTCGGCAAACTCGGCGTGACCGTCCCCATCGCGCCGAAGACAGCGGACGCGAAGTAG